From Anthonomus grandis grandis chromosome 21, icAntGran1.3, whole genome shotgun sequence, one genomic window encodes:
- the LOC126748068 gene encoding sporozoite surface protein 2-like — protein sequence MNVDEIAQSLEALMEFTPSEPQGRKPNPTQPNPNQPTQPNPNQPTQPNPNQPTQPNQNQPTQPNPNQRNPTQPNNQENYNRWRQRGRNWRKKRLERQHEQSALHKQKVLLSVVTDAMASVASAVLKHTAETTTGYRRGGFRRGRGRGRGRVE from the exons ATGAACGTTGATGAAATAGCACAAAGTTTGGAGGCGCTTATGGAGTTTACACCG TCAGAACCTCAGGGGAgaaaacccaacccaacccaacccaacccgaaccaacccacccaacccaacccgaaccaacccacccaacccaacccgaaccaacccacccaacccaaccagaaccaacccacccaacccaacccgaaCCAAcgcaacccaacccaacccaataaTC aGGAAAATTACAATAGGTGGAGGCAAAGGGGAAGGAACTGGAGGAAGAAAAGGCTGGAACGACAGCACGAGCAATCGGCTCTTCATAAACAGA aagtattACTGTCGGTAGTAACCGACGCCATGGCCTCTGTGGCCTCCGCCGTGCTAAAGCACACGGCAGAAACCACTACAGGTTACAGGCGAGGGGGCTTTAGGAGGGGCCGAGGTCGTGGCAGAGGAAGGGTAgaataa